The Acropora muricata isolate sample 2 chromosome 4, ASM3666990v1, whole genome shotgun sequence genome contains the following window.
AAACACCATATTGGTTTGCTTGATCTTGTAGTCAGGATTTAGTTTTCAGAGACCCAGCCTAAAATCCAGATACTTTCTCTTCTTATTATCGTTCCTATTGCTGATTTGTCTGATATTGCATACCGTTCCTTCCACTAGGATGATAACCTTGTTCTTCTAATAAAAGATCATGTCTGTTTGCTCCATTCTCTGGCACCTTCTCTACATGTATAGGCATGCCCCAGAGAATTTTAGCTTTGTTATTTTCCGTGCTTGCTTTCGGGATCACTTGTTTATACCACACTTTGGATTCATCATTTTCCATGTTATATACTGATACTAAGAGATGGTAAATCGGACTTAACATTCTATCGGGTCTCGCCTTGTAGATTGTTTGGGCAACAGCAGAGCAGCCAGATAATAGATGTGGGACAGTTTCTTCTGCACTGTGGCATAGTGCACACATTAAATCTAAAtcttattctttttctttctttattctATAAACCCTTGTAGGGACGAGTTGTTGTATAATGCTCGTGTATACACTTTGTATGACGTCAGGTATGTTTTTCCACCTCATGATTCGGTTAAAGTTGTGTTTAGAGATTTCTGGTGCTGAGTAACATAAGTTGCCCATTCATAgttgtttcttatttttattatgtGTCATGGTGGCAGGCAAGTCTGCTCTTAGTGCCTAAAATTAAGCCCTCTCGGGTAGAGTCCTTTTTTAGCTAATGTTTTTGGCCAATTGAAGCTATAGTGAGTAAGAATTTGGAACTATTTTAGCAATATTAAGATGTTGAAAGGATCAcgactgaaattgaaatggaCAGAGCAGATGAACAGAGACCTGATAGATTAATGCaagaagaaagcaaaggaaCTCGTGGCATCAGAAAACCCACTGTGCAAAGAAAGGGTAACAAAAAGGGCGATATAGCAGTAATGACAGAGCTGTGGGTCGAGAAAGGATATAAGCATCTAGGAATTTAAAAACCGAAAACCTACAGGATCAAGCCTCCAGGCTAGAAAAAATGGATGACAGCATTAGTGAGACTTCACAATGCATTCTAGATTCGAAGAGGAAGAAGCAGGTGCTGTACTCCTGATTGATGTCTCAAATGATTTTAATGCATTAAACAGAGCTGCTGTGCTACACAATGTACAGTAAGGGTTCTATGTCCACCCATAGCAACCTATGCAATCAATACGTACCAGCAACCGGCAAGACTGTTTATAAAAGGAGGGAGCGAGCTCAAATCCGCCAAAGGCACAACACAAGGGGATACCTTGGTGATGGTGATTTACACCATCAGCCTTCAACCCTTGATTACATGCTTGGGTATCTTCAGTGACGCAAAGCAACCCTGGCATGCTGTTAATGCAAGTGGTACTGGATCCTTGAAAGCGATAAAGCAATGATGAGAGGAACTGACTGAAGCTGGGCCTAATCTGGAATACTATCCAAATGCTAAGAAATGTTGACTTATTACCAAACCTGAAAAGGTCGAGGGTGCTCAAGTAATTTTTGAAGGAACTAAATTTAAAATCTCCACGCATGGTCAAAGGCATCTGGGGGCAGCCCTGGGCTCCAGAGAATATCTGGAAGAATACTTCAGTAGCAAAGTGGAGGATTGTGTAAGCCAGGTGGTTAAACTGGCAGAATTTGCCATGTTACAACCACAGGCGTGCTATGCAGGCTTTACATTTGGCTTGTGGCACCGATGGACACATTTTCTCAGAACACTCCCAGATATAGAGGATCTACTAGAACCTTTAGAACACACCATTGCTGATGTCTTAATACCATCAACACGGACCATCATTGCACAATGCCAAGTGAAAGGGACCTCTTGGCACTGCCAATTAGACTGGATTTATAAATCCAAGCCCAGATGCAGATCTACAGTAGCAAGCGTTAATGAAGACCACAGTGCCACTAGTCGAAAAAATTGTTCCACAAGCCCATGAAACACCGGATGATGCTGTCGTTAGCTCACTACAGCAGAGTGTTCATGGAGAGAAAAGCAAAGTGCTTCGAACAAAACTGAGTGACATCAAGACCTCCCTTACTCTGAAGACACAGCACGCTGTTGAAATTCCTTCTGAAAAAGGTAGATCTAACTGGCTGACAGTCATATACCGATCAACGAAATGGGCTTCACTCTGAACAAGGGCAAGTTTTGAGATGCTCTAATGCTCGGATATGACTGGGAAATCGCTAACAAGCCATCTATTTGTGTGTGTGGCAATGTCTTTAATGTTGATCATGCCATGATTAGTAGGCGTGGTGGCTTTATAATGCAGTGCCATAATGAGCTAAGAGCTCATGAGGAAGACATACTTAGCATTGTTTGCAATAATGTTGAGATTGAGCCCGTCCTCCAGAGCTCACAGGAGAGTGGCTGCCAAGCGAAGCTAACAGAGCTCTCAATGCTCGCCTAGACATCAATGCCAGAGGAAAGGCAAAGGTCAGCATTCTATGATGTTCAGGTATGCTACCTCAACGCTGATTCTTATTGAGACCTGGACCTCAAGCAGATATACAAGCAGCAAGAGAACAACAAGAAGAGATTGTTTACGCAAAGAGTGATGGACATGGAACAGGGAACATTTACACCATTAGTCTTTAAAACAACAGGTCACCTCTACTCTGTCTTACAGGGTCCAGAACAGCTAAAGGAACAGTATTAGAAGTCATGTTTAAGAAGCAGACTTTGAATTAGATAGATGCCTTGCTAAAATTTTGGTCCAATAATTTTTATACGCACATTtttatcaagtgagctatgatcatcgcagttatgataggaatttaagcaattgcgtatagaagcctgaaaaagtcaggacttcaacggggtttgaacccgtgaccgaGGTCACGCGAGGTCATGGGCTCAAACCCCATTgaaactgtgatgatcatagctcacttgatttcaaatcctcagttcaatatatgaaacatttcatatatcacttcacacatTTTTATATAATATAGTTTCATGGTTTATTGAatggtttttttatttttccttgttttttctcAGAATACtattaattattgtaacatttgaataattgaatgtaataattatataaatattCAAACATTCTTTTAGTGTTCTTactcttgtaagtaattataataataattattgtgaagttttaataaaaattaatattttagtaGTTGATGGtatcagtgttctccttatcaggcggtaaccggtaaaatttactgcctcaagcaacagttcttactgcCTACAACCTCTTGatggtttactaaaactatataagttgttttaaaaaacaccagtcaggaattgtcccttacctgctgagctaaaacttagggagaacactgtggCATTACATGCTTGACTCTGCCtccaacataaaaaaaaataataataaaataaattattaatattattatcattattattatcattattattattattattatggggaAAAATCGGGTTTATTGGTATCCCTCTACCTCCCCTGGCTGGGCCTGATAaattttaataacaataattgacAGAATGGTACTCTGTGAGCAGAATCTCTTTCAATCTTCCTAGATAAGTCGGGAAGAGGAAAGTAGACTCTGCTACGACGGCTCGACATTTCGTGTTGAGCATGCGTTAAAAATTCAAACGTATTTGGAGTCAGTCACATGTGACTAGTAACCGCAGaaccacaaaaccaaaacaaacaggGATATTTTCGAAGAACTCTGCCAAACACACAACAACCAGGAATCATTTCCTTCGAAACTCAAGATagttcaagttttaaattgccatttcagtttttactgaaaaaattaataggttTCTCAATTCTGGCAAACTACAGTAGTTTCTGTAACCGACATACGTAGGAAATACTCATGGGAATTTAGACAGTCACGCTGTCAATTGTCACACTGTTGTCAATTTAGAAAATATGGATGATGCGTGGAGATTGATCATGCccacaattaaaaaaaaacaggttttaCAAGTGAAAACTGGACTGACTCATCCATTTCTTTGAATGAGGGGCAAATCAAAGAAAGTTGAGCTGGCTGGCTGAGTCTACTTTCCTCTTCCCGATtaatcataaattatttatttattgttcaAGTACATTCATAAGGCTCCTCCCTCTGTAACTATAGCAAGGCATCtcacacaaaaatgaaattACTTTGTCTTGCAAGAAGCGTTTACACTGTATAAAGTGTAGAAGCAGCTAATAATTCACACAGACTTTAACCATGCTTTTAGGTCTTGGATTTGTTGGCCGTAACCTTGTATGTTATCTTGTGGAGCATGAGTTGTGTTCCAAGGTAAAAAGCAATCATTGTAGTTAGACAATAATATTGTAACATTGCTAAAATAGGAATTTTATGTGCTGCATTGTTAATTTTGATACAAACATGCAATATGGAAACGTGATATCAATAATCATCCATAATATTGTttgaatgaatttctagtttctaaaggaactgtggtgctgcCTGTTGTTTCTGTGTTTTTTCTCTCTCCATCCATTTGCAAAATCTTAATGCAGGCTAGTGCTTTTTGGCATTTGATTGAAAAGACAATTTCTAGTCTTCTCTCATTTTCTTTCATCATTGTAAGATAATTTTATTATTCTTCTCtcgtttttcattatttttcccCTTTTGTCTTCGCGAATTAAACCCTCTATCTTGTTCCACTTAGGAATTCTGAAAATTCAAACTGACAGCAGAGAAATACTTAATGCATTTAAAAAGTAACACAAATGTCTATCTGCAGTTGTCAAGTAGAAAAGTATTAGTTTTCTAAGTCTTTAATTCTCTGATTCACAGATTCGTTCTGTGGACAAAGTGCCACCATCCACTGCTTGGCTCAATGAAAGACATAACGTAAGTTGTGCTTTTTTGAGAATGTAACTGTAATTGGCTGTCTTTTTCTCTAGATCATGTTGGACACtcttattttttatttacaggCTGCATTTCACCATGATAGTGTTGAATTCAAAAGCGCAAATCTCATCAACCCTGGTTTGTACAATATGACCTTGGTTAACTGCACTTTGTATTATTACTGCTATACCAACAAGTATTTGGTCCCTTAATTATTGCTACCTGTAAttgaaaatcaaccattttacagttgttgttCTTAGTCGTCTGGCATTTGAATGAActtggaggtgaccttgttttgatggaaaccacactgcttttcttatgtaaattgctactaataatattattagcatGGGAATAGCATCATTAACCtcagaaaagcagggaggtttctatcaaaacaaggtcacttcTATTCTTCCCTGCCATTTGTTTGGTAGAAGTTTAATACAATTtattctttattaattttgaaatttcttatTTAATAACATTACAGTTAGTGTGGAAAAGGCATTTTTGGATTCTGACGGGGGTTTTGATGTTTGTATTAATTGTGCTGCAGAGACAAGATATGGACAGTCTGAAAAGGTCTCTGCTTTCTTTAGAATCAATAATCTGTTCTGAAATAGATAGTGTAACTTTAACTTCAGTTTCAAActcaatttcattttcaattttcatcAAAAGGTTTCCAGTGTCAATAACACTGCATACTGTGTTACAATTCAACTTATTATTTGATGACTATTCATAGTATTGTTTATACAGCTGCCTTGTCATTAAAATGTCCCGTTCATTTTGTATTGAGTGTTGACATTTGGTTTCACCACATTTGTTGGGAGAGGAAAATCCAGGATAGTAGGAACACAAAACTGAGAAGATGAACAATGGATCAAGGGAAAACCTTTTTCATAAAGTTATAATGTTATCATATTTGCTTTTTGTAGGTTTATGAAGATGGAATATATAAACTTAGCCTGAATTGTGCAAAGCAAGCCCTAAAATTTAAAGTGAAGAGATACATAGAAATATCAACAGCTCAAGTGTATTCATGCAACAAGGTTTGTCAGCACTATTCGCCTGAGACAGTAAGCTCCAAGCAGGAAAACAGAATCCATTTCTATAACCGAGTGTGGGCTGCAATGATATAGTCCTCCCTTAATTTTGAGCTGTTGcaaatttttgttataattTAATGGTAAGATTACGCAGACTGAAGTTTTTACTGTATGACAGGGTGAGAGCgatgaaaaaagcaaaacatcaCCTTGGACGCAGATTGCAAAGTATAAACTATTGGTGGAAGAAGAACTGGCCAAACTTGACGGGTATAAGATACTCTCATATTTACCTTGAATATTGTGCGTCGTGTTGTAAAGGAACAAAAAACTTTTTGTTTGCCAGTAAATGGACAACACTGTTTCATTCTTATGTGGCTTTTTGTCTTTTAGTTTAAACTATGTTATCGTCAGACCAGCAATAATGTATGGCATTGCTGACAGACAGGGTCTAAGTAAGTTTACTTTGTTTTCATCAATTAACTCTCGCAATCACTTGACTTCAGCTTATAGCCTTGAAAAATTTGTTACTTCTTAGCCCCAAGATTAATTATTGGAGCAGTCTACAAGCAGATGGGAGAGAAAATGAAGGTTAGAATTGCTTTATTATGGTAATCATCCTCATTAGggttattacattttgcatGACATGTTTGACATTTGCGAGAGTGAAGACAAATCAACCTTCAAGATTACTGTCAATATTAAAGGACTCTGTTAGCAAGTTATGAAAGATTTAGCGTCTAAAGATACTTTGGTGCAGTGTAAGTGGTGACGCGAGACACGAAACTTTGTTGTGAAACTTAACTGTTTCGAAGTGCAAGGAACTTAGAATATCATTTACAAAGTCAGACAATACTTTAGAGTCTGTCACTATCAACATTGAGGTTGTTTCACCCGCTAAATTACTAGGACAGGTGTTATGATATCCAATTATTTGAAGTGGAATGTGCACGTAGAAATGATATGTCAGAAAGTCGCAACACGTCTCTAGTTTCTTTGGCAATTAAAGCGCGCGAAAGTGCCAACTAAAGACCTTCTAGAGTATGCATGCCCAGTTTTTTATACCGCTCAACCGCGATATCTCTCCGATCAATTACAACGCCTGCAGAAGCGAGCACTACGCATAATAAGGAGCCATGCTTTTTGTTATACATAGGCTTTAGCAGTTTTTAACGTACCTACCTTGTGTGACAGGAGAGGGGCGGTTGGTAACTCAATGTTTCAAGAGATAAGTAATGACAAGCTTTATTCACTACTTCCGCCACCTTACCTTGGCTATTTGCGAACCAAATTTTAAAACCAATCGTCCTTTTACTACTCATATATAGTAAATGATCCGATTTCGAATAATTTTGGTTGTATTTTAAATTGTAATTTAGTGTTAACATAATGATAGGTTTATTATTGTCAATTTCGTATCAATTAACTCTCATAATTTGTGTGTATATAATTGATTTttacaattaattaatttacGTTTTACAtttgtaaaacaattattttaatgcAGCCCACGGGCTGCAAGGGTAATTTTAACTATATAAACtctctgtctgtctgtctgtctgtctgtctgtctgtctgtcttacTGGCTAAATGAGGACCCTTTTACGCTCAAATAGATCAATTCACATGGTGTTGCAgttgtaaaatttaataatttctGTCCGGTAATATTAAAGCTTTTTTTGTCAACTACATGtaggttcaattttttttttatttagaactagataaatgtttctttttttaaatcaggtgaatatattatttatttttatcaactccCCTCTACTCGATAGATGATTCCAATAAACTGTAATCTACAGTAACAACTAAACCTCTCTTTCGCCAACTTGTATAAGTGAAATAAATATGCATTAAACCTTAACTACGTATTtaaacaatataattattactacttGAGAATAatctattttaaaaaaaatgttcactagcaacagttcaaaacaaaaccaccaACTGAAAAAAAGCTGTGTCTGACatttgcagactgcagaccgcaTACTGCTGACTGATGGAAGCCGTCGACGCCATAATTCAACACGAAGCTGAAGGCGATGTCAGCTGAGCGCGGGAAAATAGTCGATGACGTCAGTGTCAGCGGCCCCGGAGTCGGTTAGAGTTTCACACCGGTCAAACGTAAAAATCCATTGCCACTTCCCGTTTTCGCCGCCTCGAACTTTCCATTctttttttacattaaaatataGAAGGCTTTCTACAAAGGCTCTAATCAAAAATCACTGGGAAACAAAAGTATAGTCTGCTGTCCGTAGTGTGCAGGCtgcggtctgcagtctgcaaatGTCAGACACCGGAAAAAAGTTCACTGGTTAGAAAATGAATAACCAGGCATACGAAATTGGAATAAACTGAGGTTTTACCAACAGTGAGTACAAAACATGATGTCTGTCACTTAGTCTTCAAATAGTTATTATATTATAGCTCTTCTTTTGATATTGAACATTAGTTACTGTGGACAAAGGATCTGAAGATGTGCACGGTCCATGTCAATGATGCATGCAGAGCATTGTGGCACTTGAGCAACCATGGTAACAGCGGTGACGTATTCAATCTAGCAGACAAAAGCAACACAAGTAAGAATCTACCTAAGACATGAGCATAAGTAAtggcttttgttgttgttgcagtgtgcatttttcttattttctcccaTTGACTTGACTTTAAATATTGTAATCCAAGCAGAACCCACCGTGATCTTCTCGTAAGAAAATCCCATCCTTACCGAGTACTGTACTTTTTCGGGCACTTGTACTTTTCTTAACCCTCTCGCGAGACGAGAGGCCCGTTTCTTCTGTCGAGTCGGGAGCTTCGTCTCGCGAGTGGGTGGAAACTTAAAAGCATGACTCACAGCATTACCTCTGCATTGTTACAGAAGACATGGTTTCAGATGTCGCTGCAGGTCTGAATTTTCCAGGTTTTCATTCAGTAACGTTCGTGGCTGCAATTCGCTCGATCTTCTCTAAAATAATTCTGTAAACATGAGCATGCACAGGTACGCGAAGGTGCATGTATAACGCAGAAATCTTCCAGCgttttaaattatatttaaaaaagCACTCTTTTTGCCAAAGTTATTGCTTGACACTGTTATTATTCTTAAATAAAATTAGTCTTTGTGCAAAACCGATGAAGGCTCAACAATTTATGCAAGATTTCTTTCCACCCTCGGAGATCCTAGCAACTGCATATCTTGATTATACTAAGCCTTAACTCAAACGCCTtgtgctatgttttttttttaacgttcaTCACACCCAATTGTTCTTGGCATCTTATCTTTGTACTTGGCCGTTATTATTCAATCTGaatatttgttttgttcaaaacattTGTAGGAGGAGTAGAAGACAAAATATCATAACAAGACCACTTTGATTTTCTGTTATTTCCTCTTAGCGCAGGGAAGTATCACCAACTTTGTGTGCGAGATTTTTGGAATTCAGCATGAATATTTTGGGACTGTCTTGTCTAACATGGCGCGGGTAGGTCCCTTTTGACGTCTTAAATGCAACCGTACGAAACGTTCACTTTGGCGTATATGtttcaatagggagctttagattcgaggacgaggacgaagtcGAGAACTAGGACGAAGGACTCTGTTTTCGCCagaacgaaatcttcaaactttttcgtcttcaacttggccGGGACGAccaagttgattgcaacaacattgtcccggCCCAGTTGAAggcgaaaaagtttgaagatttccttgtggcgaaaaccgagtgcttcgtcctcgtcctcgtcttcgtcctcgtcctcgtcctcgaatctaaagctccctaatacgtCTTAACCGatgattagcgctaaccatgctttgagcaaccggCCCCGCCTTGATAAAGCACAAGGATTTTGTTGATCTAACTGTTTATGCCATGATATTGAGCTTGATGCGTTTGCTTTTCTTACTTTCTTTGGTTTGGCTCACAAGTATATATTTGTCATTGCTTCTTAAAGCTCAATATGACCAGTACTGCAGAGGACTCCAATGAAAAACACCTATCACCGTGGTCAGAGGCATGTGAAAAAGATGGCATCGAGACCACCCCCCTCAGTCCTTTTCTTGATCAGGTTAGTCATCAGCAAAGTAAGAACATCAAGGATGTTCAAGGGGCAGGAATTTTACCCGTCAACTAGTGGCTACTTGGACAGTAAAATAGAGCACGTTACAAAACGTCTACTTGATTCCCGCCTACTTATTTTCTATGCTGGGCAAGTTAAATTTTAGTGACAGCCCAAAACAAGAAGTATACCTTCCTGTTCTTGATAAGTATGGGAGAACACGGCAGGTTGTGTTTATTCTGTCAAAATATTACTTGAATCTTTTTGTTGATTACCCGTTAATacatgaatattatgtgaactgcggacatacgaatgaaatgaagatgtgatcatcgcagttgtgattgcgatttaagcaatcgcaaagtaagcccgaaaaatgttttcggggcttcaacgggattcgaacccgtggaAGCCCCGAAAAGATTTTTCgagcttactttgcgattgcttaaatcgcaatcacaactgcgatgatcacatgtTCTTTACCTGTTAATAGTTTGGAAGCTGATCAGCAATTACATGAAAAACGCAGTTTCCCGTGCCTCTGATatgaataaataataagtattcaTCCCTTAATCGAAGggaaaaaattgatggtgattcaCCTCCGTCGGAACAGCGTATTTTTAATACGTTTAGTATTAGCATAATCCTAGAGTTTGAAGCCGACGTTGGCTCGATGAGGTTGTCCCTTGAGTGTTGTCCTCTTCCGACCACACGAAgcagaataaaaaaataatgatgaaggaaagaaaaaatggtTTCCTTTTAGGTGGATTCAGTtcgatttaatttgatttagaGATGCTACAATTAGTTACTAGAGTACTTTTTCGGGGTCGAATAATACTGCAACTTCAGAAATGATTACTGCTAATGTGAAGTGACTTGTTCGCGTGAGTCTTTTCGAAACCAATACACTCACGGACTTACCATATCCTTGTCCAAATTTATATCTTTGAAAGTCTCCTTACACGCCTTTTCTTTTGTCCACTTGATGAAATGAACAGGAGCTTCTCTATGATAACCATCTGTGTATAAATGGCTCAAAGATTGAAGAGACTGGTTTTTGCTACAACTATCCCGAGCTCAGAATCGAATTCCTTCGTGAGGTAAGTGCGCCAACTTGGCACCGCGTGCAGGTTGTTTCGAAACTTTGTCTACGCTGAGCAAGGTTGTACGTAGTCGTAGACGAACCCCGTGGTCGTGTACGAATTGAAGGCTTTTCCCCCACTTTCGTCAGTGTTTTGTTAATTACCGACACGTGGATGAAGTACGTAGTCGTAGACGAACCCCGTGGTCGTGTACGAATTGAAGGCTTTTCCCCCACTTTCGTCAGTGTTTTGTTAATTACCGGCACGTGGATGAAGTGCAGATATTGACCAGCGTTACTCATAAATGCATGCAAGGTTGAAGACATCGACCCATATTTTAAGTGGTGTCGAATACAGATGAGCTTTCAGTTGCTTATAAAATAAGTAAATCTTTTTGAAAGTGCACTAATACTCTAGCTTTCCTTTCAATCACTTGAGtcgatttgaaagaaaaagtgaacGAGTGCTCCATCTTTACAACCGTTATGTCCTAGTCGGACAATGTTTAGCCAGTATCCAATACGTCAATTTTAGTTGGCACAAGTTGGCGATAGCCAATACGCTGAGAATAATGTGGCCGGATAAAAAACTGAGAGTTAAAGTTTACATTTACAGATAATGACTGTGTTTCgtgctaaaaaaaataaaaatgaatgtAGGAGTTTAAggaaacaatttactttgtggAGGACAAAAGTTGCTAGTCTTAGATAGTATGGTGTTGTTTTGTGCTCACTTTAAACCGTCATCATGAAATTATGGAACAGTAATGACCAATAATGCCTCCACTGTCCCCTCTCGTTATAGGATATATACTTAGTAGCAATTGATCAAGCCAAATTTCGTTTAATGTCTCAGTGACACCGCGCAGTTTCACTCTCTGTTTAACTCATTTCAGGTACTTGCTGATTATGTCAAAACGCGGTTGTTTCCGCCGTCTTTGGCTGAATCCAGCTGATAATGCAACCAATGTTTTGCCAAAGTTACGAGTTACCAAGGCAACGCTGATAGCCATTGGACCATTGCTGAAGAATTCAACGTGGAACCTTTTTATAGTGCGAAGGATCCAGTATCGAGTATATCATGGGAagggaaggaaaatttgaccGAAATTAGTAGAAACTGTAAAATATACTGTCTAGGTGCTTAAACGAACTCTTGCTACCAAACAGCGAAATCTTTGAAAAACTTGTCATATCACg
Protein-coding sequences here:
- the LOC136913274 gene encoding uncharacterized protein isoform X5; the protein is MRFVLWTKCHHPLLGSMKDITLHFTMIVLNSKAQISSTLVYEDGIYKLSLNCAKQALKFKVKRYIEISTAQVYSCNKGESDEKSKTSPWTQIAKYKLLVEEELAKLDGLNYVIVRPAIMYGIADRQGLTPRLIIGAVYKQMGEKMKLLWTKDLKMCTVHVNDACRALWHLSNHGNSGDVFNLADKSNTTQGSITNFVCEIFGIQHEYFGTVLSNMARLNMTSTAEDSNEKHLSPWSEACEKDGIETTPLSPFLDQELLYDNHLCINGSKIEETGFCYNYPELRIEFLREVLADYVKTRLFPPSLAESS
- the LOC136913274 gene encoding uncharacterized protein isoform X4, with amino-acid sequence MSCVPRFVLWTKCHHPLLGSMKDITLHFTMIVLNSKAQISSTLVYEDGIYKLSLNCAKQALKFKVKRYIEISTAQVYSCNKGESDEKSKTSPWTQIAKYKLLVEEELAKLDGLNYVIVRPAIMYGIADRQGLTPRLIIGAVYKQMGEKMKLLWTKDLKMCTVHVNDACRALWHLSNHGNSGDVFNLADKSNTTQGSITNFVCEIFGIQHEYFGTVLSNMARLNMTSTAEDSNEKHLSPWSEACEKDGIETTPLSPFLDQELLYDNHLCINGSKIEETGFCYNYPELRIEFLREVLADYVKTRLFPPSLAESS
- the LOC136913274 gene encoding uncharacterized protein isoform X2, with protein sequence MASKPRVLILGGTSCCIMLVYTLCMTSGLGFVGRNLVCYLVEHELCSKIRSVDKVPPSTAWLNERHNAAFHHDSVEFKSANLINPVSVEKAFLDSDGGFDVCINCAAETRYGQSEKVYEDGIYKLSLNCAKQALKFKVKRYIEISTAQVYSCNKGESDEKSKTSPWTQIAKYKLLVEEELAKLDGLNYVIVRPAIMYGIADRQGLTPRLIIGAVYKQMGEKMKLLWTKDLKMCTVHVNDACRALWHLSNHGNSGDVFNLADKSNTTQGSITNFVCEIFGIQHEYFGTVLSNMARLNMTSTAEDSNEKHLSPWSEACEKDGIETTPLSPFLDQELLYDNHLCINGSKIEETGFCYNYPELRIEFLREVLADYVKTRLFPPSLAESS
- the LOC136913274 gene encoding dTDP-glucose 4,6-dehydratase-like isoform X3, which gives rise to MASKPRVLILGGLGFVGRNLVCYLVEHELCSKIRSVDKVPPSTAWLNERHNAAFHHDSVEFKSANLINPVSVEKAFLDSDGGFDVCINCAAETRYGQSEKVYEDGIYKLSLNCAKQALKFKVKRYIEISTAQVYSCNKGESDEKSKTSPWTQIAKYKLLVEEELAKLDGLNYVIVRPAIMYGIADRQGLTPRLIIGAVYKQMGEKMKLLWTKDLKMCTVHVNDACRALWHLSNHGNSGDVFNLADKSNTTQGSITNFVCEIFGIQHEYFGTVLSNMARLNMTSTAEDSNEKHLSPWSEACEKDGIETTPLSPFLDQELLYDNHLCINGSKIEETGFCYNYPELRIEFLREVLADYVKTRLFPPSLAESS
- the LOC136913274 gene encoding uncharacterized protein isoform X1, producing MFIFQSKQLFSRGSVLQCGGTSCCIMLVYTLCMTSGLGFVGRNLVCYLVEHELCSKIRSVDKVPPSTAWLNERHNAAFHHDSVEFKSANLINPVSVEKAFLDSDGGFDVCINCAAETRYGQSEKVYEDGIYKLSLNCAKQALKFKVKRYIEISTAQVYSCNKGESDEKSKTSPWTQIAKYKLLVEEELAKLDGLNYVIVRPAIMYGIADRQGLTPRLIIGAVYKQMGEKMKLLWTKDLKMCTVHVNDACRALWHLSNHGNSGDVFNLADKSNTTQGSITNFVCEIFGIQHEYFGTVLSNMARLNMTSTAEDSNEKHLSPWSEACEKDGIETTPLSPFLDQELLYDNHLCINGSKIEETGFCYNYPELRIEFLREVLADYVKTRLFPPSLAESS